The window AGTTTCGGAGACGGGGAAAAAGGCTAGATTTATAGCTTTTTTAAAGCTGTTAATCTATAACGATGGAGAACCAATTGATTAAAAAATCGATTGAAAATAGAGTGGAACAGAATAGAGTAGAACAGAATAATGAGAATATTCCCGTTTTTTGGGAAAGAACTGGATACAGCGACCAGTTCCCTCCTTTTTCCATTTCCCGATTATTTAACGTTTTTTGGGTGGGATTTATACTTTTACACTTACCGTTTTTTAGATGTTATTTATTGCTCCAGGAATGGAGCTGTTGGTGTCTCGCATTTGTTTTCTTCAAATTATTCTGGCTTCATTTGTTTGGTGTCACTTTGAAATATATTTTTTGAAGACAGCATTGAAGACATTTTAGGGAAGACTTGTTTATCTGAAATATTCCTGAATATTCTCGTTTTTAGAATCTGTTTTTAGAATCCGTTTTTAGAATCCGTTTTTATAATCCGTTTTTAGAATCCGTTTTTTAGAGATTTTTACCAGGTCTTTTATTATTTCAGTGTATTTATCGGAAGATTTTTCTGAAAATAATACTTTTTTTTATTCCCAAAGGTTTAACTCCGGGCAATTTTGGATTGCTGGGTTTTTGTTCTGCCGATTGGTTAAGGTAGATTCGACGTTTTTCGGTGGAGGAAATTTTAGTTTTGTCCGTAAAGGCATCCGCCTTCCGAATAGTTTTCTAATTTCAGCCCTCGATCACAGAAGGTTAGCCCTTCCTGCAATTCAGGGACGTTTTTAGATTTATGCTTCCTGTGTCGACATAAGCCCAAAAAGCTTCAGGACTCTTATCTTCGAGGATGTGACGATCTTGCGGTCTTTAAGCAGGAACCCGTGCAAAACTGGTTTCAGAGGCTTTTGCGGAACTGTTTCTTTCATTCTGGCTCACCTTTTGAACATTGAATTTATGTTTTTTCTATTTAGCCGGTAGTCAGTATCCTATTGCCTATTCATACTATATAAATCTATGTACAAATTGTTCTGTTAAGTCTTCAGTGCTAGGAGAGCTAAAAAACCACAGTTAAATTTCGTCGGCTAAATTTGAGGAGTTCGATAAAATAATAATAATAAAATACATATTAAAATATTTGTTTTGGCGGAGTGGGATCCTATGAAGAACTGTTAAACATTAAAATAATCCAGAACGATCCGATTAGGATATTAATAGAATGGTGTAATAACGTAGTGATATACAAATAATAACGGGAAAATGATGTGCATAAATATATTTTAAATAATTCTTCTTATATTATTAAGGCTGAAATATCAACAACAATCTAAAATCGTGAAAAATATATTTTGGTGGGGATAAAAATGAGAGTTTATGGTAGCAGTTGTAACCAGTATGTTCCTAAAGTGCAAATAATTAAAAGACGTGTGGATCCAGCGCGGTTAACGGGTGCATATTATGCTCAAGTTAAGTATGATATTAAAAGAAAGATCAATGACGATACTGAATTATTAATAATTAAAATAATCCCAAAGTGCCAAATTACTAAAAAGTGGGTTTTAATGTCATTTTTAGATCTTCAACGTGAGTTGACCTCGATCATAACAATCCCAGAAAATTCAGCTAATATTGAAAAAAAGGAATTTGATGAATTTGAAAGAATGTTTAACTGCACTATCTGTTACGATTGAGTTCTAAATAGAGATGCGATTTCTGTTGCGTATTTTTTTGAGTTGAAATAATCATTCGACAAATTTTTTTTGATTTCGGTTTGATAATTACTCGACTCATTTTGGTAAGCAAATACTTCATGCGAGCGAATATTAGCATTTGCCGTAGTGGTATTCTTTACTATTGTATCGACACTATTTTCTTGACATACAGGGCAGTTGCAAAAATTAGATAATCTCGTATCGTTTACTATATTTCTACATTGTAAAGTGCTGTAATCAATTGGATTAAAATATCTTGAATCTTGCGCCACATCCATTTTTTGCTCTTCGTTCATTTCATTATACTCAAGTATGAAACGGCGTGCTCCCTTAGGATTCCCTACAGCAGTACTTATCGTGTCCACTCCATAATAATTTAATAATACACTTAAAGTGCCGTTCCACCCTACGGCACTGTATGATCGTGGAACTGAATGAGCATGTACCCAAATATCTTCTTGTTTTAGATAATCTCTAATGGCATTTAATAGGGGTCTGTCCTCCTTTTTTAAATTTGCTCCCACACAGCTAATAATCTCAGTTTTATCTTTTAACATTTCAATATCAGATCCCGAATTCGCTATACCCATCAATTCTTTCTCGATACCTTCCGAACGGCGCCATTTATCAGCTCGATCTAAAACACGCTTGTAATCATCGATAGAAAACTTATTAGGTATTTCAATAACATCCGCCCCTACTTCGGCTTGTAGTTTGAGCAAAATGTCAAGCTGTTTTCCAGAAAGTGTTAAAACATCGTTGTAAAACTCAAAATGTAACAATTTTCTTTTAACGCCTGCTTTATCCATTTTTTTGATCTCGGATCTTAAGGCATATTTAATCTTTTTATAATTCTCCAGATTTTCTGAAATTAAGACTATTTTTTGTGAATCTAACCACTTTGTATATGTACCCACATTCACATTTGGGAAATTATGCCCATTAACAAACGGTGATTTTATCAGACTATTGATATCTTTCTGATTCGGTAAATAATTCGGAGTCTTTATTTTTATACCATCAATGTCTAAGACTCCTCCTCTTCCACTAACATCTATGTTTTTAATGTCAATAACCATCATTATCCCCCGTTAATGTTTTAATCAAAATAATACACTATATGTTATATATCAACAACATATTGTTATACATCAACAACATATTTAACTTTTTTTGCATGTTTTGAATTTTATACAATAGTCGAACTTTAATATTCACGGGCTTCGTCTAACACCCTATAATCAAAGTCATATCCAGCAACTTAACTCGTTTTAAAAAGTCATAAATTACTAACAAACATAATATAAAGTTTTAGTCCGTTTGTATAATTTGAACATCTAATTTTACCATATCCAGCAGATCTAAATTTACAGTCTATTTTGAAAGCTCTCAGCAGACGAAGAGTTTACAGAACCGTACCAAATGTCTTAAGCTACTTTCAAAATTCTTCATCAAAAAGGGTTAAACTATTTTATCAAATACTTCTTCAAAAAAAATTTTTACAAAAAATCTGCTCAACAGGTCTGTTTAAAAAATCCATTCAAACTCCCTGTTCCAGAGGTTTGTTCAGAGGTCTTGTTTTCAGAATTGCGTTGAGGTAGAGCCTTGCCCAGACAAAGGTCACTCCAGCTCCGATGGCATTGCCTATGACAATTCCCCACCAGGCACCTACCTGACCCATGTCCAGATTGAATGCGAAAAAAGCTGCAAAGATAGGGGTAAATACTATGGTTCTCAGGAGGTTTGCAGTAAGTGCGCTCATGCCTTTTCCTGCTCCCTGGAAGAAAGATGTCGAGAGCATTCCGAGAGAAACAGACGGGTAGAAGATACAGATTACACGCAGGAAGTGGGTAAGGTCTGGTGCAATATGGGCGGCGTCTGCTGTCTGCGTGAATATGGCTGCAATCTGGGGGGCAAAGATGAAAGTCAATACAGCAACCGCACTTTCGATAAGGAGCCCCAGTTTTATTGCATATGTATGGGCAATTTTTGCTTTTTCAAATTCCCTCGCCCCAAAGGCAGCTCCTGAAACCGAAACCACAGCTGTTGCAATCCCTATAAGAGGAGCAATTGCAATTGTTGCAACCCGCCAGCCAGTGGAATAGACAGCAACTCCATCGGTACTGCTCACGTTCACAATAATAAGGTTGAGGACAAGCATGGATAATGACATAGAAAGCTGCTGAGCGGAAGCGGGGATTGTTATCCTGAATATGTCATTTACAATATTTCGTTCAAACCTGAAGTCTTTAAAATCGAAGGAGACGAAAGTATCCTTTTTGAAAAAGAGCCAGTTTAGCATCATAACCGAAGAGACTGCAAGAGACAACAGGGTTGCCCAGGCTGCGCCTGCCATTCCCATTTTAAATGTATATATGAAAATCGGGTCAAGGACAATATTCAGGACTGCGCCAAGGATCATTGCCTTCATTGCACGATTTGAATCCCCTTCGGCTCTGAGGATAGAGTTAGCTACATTTGTAAAAAATATGACTATGCTCCCAAGGAATATCACCCTCGCATAAGCTACTGCGAGATCAGTTGTTTTTCCTGCTCCTGCCAAAGTAAAGATATGGGGAGCAAAAACATAGAAGGGTATGGTAAATATCAAAACAAGCAGCAACATCATTATAATCGTATGTACGGCTACGTTATCTGCCCCTACTTTATCCCGTGATCCTATCTTCCGGGAGATGGCTGCTCCTCCTCCTATCCCTAACCCGTTGGATAAACCCATGCTTATGAAAAAGAAAGGAAATACAAAGCCCATTGCAGCAAGGGCATCCGCTCCAAGCCCTGATACCCAGAAAGTATCTACCAGCTGGTAAATCGTCTGGACGGACATCGCAACAATCATCGGGATTGCAAGTTTGATAATAGCTTTTTTCGGGTCTCCCTCAAGGATCTTTACGCCGCTTGTTTTCATCTTACCTCAGCAGGAGACCCCTTCCTCGACATTTCCGGCTTGCCGGAAATGGCAGGGGGGGAGGAATGCGTCATCTGTACCATCTGAACTAATGTTGTACTCCTCGCATTCAGTCTCCTGCATTTTTTCTTAACATTAACACTATCTGAAATTTTGTTTCCGAATATATCTGAGATTGAAAAATACCCGGATGACCGTTTGCCACGAATGAACCCAATCCCGTTTTCCGTTATTACAAGATCAAATTTCCTGAGCCCAAACAGCTTTCCGGTAGGTATGTTCTTCTCTGATCTCTTCCCTTTTGTTTGCTGATAATCTCCCGCAGGAACGTGTTTTTTGAAGTAGACCGTATCATCCGGTTCTACGGTTTGTTTGTCCCTGCAACAAATAGCAACAGCATCAAAGTAATGCGTTTTTAACAACTTCAAGACCTGCTCTCTCCTGTACTTTGTTTCGTACCCGAAAGTCTCTGCAAAACTCCAGCCGGATTTCCGGATTTGGGATTTGAGGATCCCGATTTCAGTTGCATGTTTTGTTTTTGACTTGTTTCCTGAAAGCTTGAATTCTCCATTGTGCAGGGCTTTGTGACAGGTTTCACAGAGCGTAATCAGGTTTACCGGAGCATCTGATCCATGGTTTGACCTGAAAACAATGTGATGGCAATGTAGCCGGGAATCCTTTGACTTTCCCTTGCAATGCTGGCAGGTGTAGCCGTCCCGATCCAGAACGTAAGCTTTGACATTGTAGAAGCCTTTAAGGTCCCCTTCCTGATACCCAACCCCGGAAACCTCCGGATTTGTTATTTTGTGAATATCAAAGGAAGCAAGCTCTACCTTCCACCCGGTTACAGGAAGCAGGGAGTCCACAAACCTTTTTTCCCGGAAATGAGAATCAAGTTTGCTTTTGATGGAAGGAGCTAATCTCCCTTCTCTCCTTGAATTTCCCCGGTTATCAAATCTTACAGGTCTATACCTTGTTTTTCTACCTCTTCTGGTTCTCCGGTACATCTTCCGTTGGTCCATCTTTTTTGAAACGTTTTCTCTAAGGTAGATTTCGGACTGATACAACACTTTTTCGTTAGCAATGGCTGCACAGCCCACTACCTTAGAGCCGGTATCCATTCCTGCAATTACAGGTTGAGTATAGCCACTGCTTCCGAAAAGTAACTTGATTGTGAATGGAGTATTTCGGACCACTTTTGCCTTGCCTGCTTGCAGTAACTTTCTGGCTTTTGAAGGTTTACAGGGCATTAGTGGTTTTTTATTTTGATTGATTACGAAAACTAACATATAGTTTTCCTCCGAAGAGTTATGCGTATCCGAATTGTGGACTCCAACTTCGTGAAGTTGGAGTGTTACAGCGTAGATGGAAGGACTCCAACTTCGTGAAGTTGGAGTGTTACAGCGTAGATGGAACCAGTCAATTCCGGAATCCGTCTTCCTCTCGATCTGATATGGAAAGGTTTAACGATGCAAGCACTGTCCCTACCTCTCAGGACTGTTTAACCGGCATCCTTAGAGCCTTAAACTGAGGCGGCATTCAAGGGTAACTATTTCTTTCCTATCGTTTACCGATTTTCCATTGCTCCTAATCGGTGATCTGGTCAACCAGGGCTTGTTAGACAAGCCCCTTCCTCAAAAACCTGAGCCGTTAGGCGAAGGTTTTAGGGAGGGGTAATTGACTTAGTGATCTTCCTTTTAATACGTCTTTTTCCCTATTCCTCTATTTCAGGAATGGAATCCTTTTCAGGAATGAAATCCTTTTCAGGAATGGAATCCTTTTCAGGAATGGAATCCTTTTCAGGAGCTGCAGGAACTCAGACCCGGAATTGAAAGCACCTATTTTTTATTAGGTAACTTGCAGATTAAGTTCCTTCAATGTTTCATTAAGGGAGAAAAGAAATTCGTCTCTCAACCTTTCGGTAAGTTGCTCCGGACCAATGCACCTGAAGTATGCTGGAGTTCCTTCTATGACTTCCACATACTTCTTTTTAGACATTCTCTCCAGAGTAGCATAAATCTTTGGTCTCGGGACGTGCGTAAATTCATGGAGTTCCCTTGCTGTTGCTTCGCCCAGACTCAGGAGTCCTATATAGAGCTTCGCTTCGTTTTCTGTGAATCCGAAATTCTGGAGGTTACCTATGAGCTCAGTGTACATTGCAGATCTCAGTATACAGTATCGTTTTTCAGAAAGCCGGCTTTTCCTTCTCAGGCACTTCCATCCAGTTTCTTCAGTGTGCCGAGCATTGTCTTCAGGCTTTCCTGGTAGGCTACAATATCTTCTTCAGGGAGCCTGTTAAGGACTTCAGATGCTCGTTTTTCAAGTTCTTCTGTTAACCAGTCCCTGTGAACCTTTCCTTTTTTCGAAAGGGAAATAAGGATCTTTCTCCGATCCCCGGGATCTCCCCTCCTGCAAACAAGCTCCACTCTTTCCAGAGCATCGATCATGCTGGTCAGGCTCCCTTTCTGAAGGTCCAGGCATTTTCCAAGAGTGGTGGGCATAATTTCACCTACTGCGCCTATAATCAGGATAGCCTTATTCTGATTTTTGTTAAGACTGTATGGGCTATTTCCGGTCTGGTGAAAAGTTTTGGCAAAATTTTTATGGAAGAGATGGATCATCTCAAACTGAAGTTTTACCGTCTCTTTTGTCATTTCTTCTTTCATTGGTTATCACAGTGAGGAGCTTT is drawn from Methanosarcina lacustris Z-7289 and contains these coding sequences:
- a CDS encoding MATE family efflux transporter, yielding MKTSGVKILEGDPKKAIIKLAIPMIVAMSVQTIYQLVDTFWVSGLGADALAAMGFVFPFFFISMGLSNGLGIGGGAAISRKIGSRDKVGADNVAVHTIIMMLLLVLIFTIPFYVFAPHIFTLAGAGKTTDLAVAYARVIFLGSIVIFFTNVANSILRAEGDSNRAMKAMILGAVLNIVLDPIFIYTFKMGMAGAAWATLLSLAVSSVMMLNWLFFKKDTFVSFDFKDFRFERNIVNDIFRITIPASAQQLSMSLSMLVLNLIIVNVSSTDGVAVYSTGWRVATIAIAPLIGIATAVVSVSGAAFGAREFEKAKIAHTYAIKLGLLIESAVAVLTFIFAPQIAAIFTQTADAAHIAPDLTHFLRVICIFYPSVSLGMLSTSFFQGAGKGMSALTANLLRTIVFTPIFAAFFAFNLDMGQVGAWWGIVIGNAIGAGVTFVWARLYLNAILKTRPLNKPLEQGV
- the iscB gene encoding RNA-guided endonuclease IscB; its protein translation is MLVFVINQNKKPLMPCKPSKARKLLQAGKAKVVRNTPFTIKLLFGSSGYTQPVIAGMDTGSKVVGCAAIANEKVLYQSEIYLRENVSKKMDQRKMYRRTRRGRKTRYRPVRFDNRGNSRREGRLAPSIKSKLDSHFREKRFVDSLLPVTGWKVELASFDIHKITNPEVSGVGYQEGDLKGFYNVKAYVLDRDGYTCQHCKGKSKDSRLHCHHIVFRSNHGSDAPVNLITLCETCHKALHNGEFKLSGNKSKTKHATEIGILKSQIRKSGWSFAETFGYETKYRREQVLKLLKTHYFDAVAICCRDKQTVEPDDTVYFKKHVPAGDYQQTKGKRSEKNIPTGKLFGLRKFDLVITENGIGFIRGKRSSGYFSISDIFGNKISDSVNVKKKCRRLNARSTTLVQMVQMTHSSPPAISGKPEMSRKGSPAEVR
- a CDS encoding MarR family winged helix-turn-helix transcriptional regulator; translated protein: MKEEMTKETVKLQFEMIHLFHKNFAKTFHQTGNSPYSLNKNQNKAILIIGAVGEIMPTTLGKCLDLQKGSLTSMIDALERVELVCRRGDPGDRRKILISLSKKGKVHRDWLTEELEKRASEVLNRLPEEDIVAYQESLKTMLGTLKKLDGSA
- a CDS encoding TrmB family transcriptional regulator, which codes for MYTELIGNLQNFGFTENEAKLYIGLLSLGEATARELHEFTHVPRPKIYATLERMSKKKYVEVIEGTPAYFRCIGPEQLTERLRDEFLFSLNETLKELNLQVT